The sequence AAACTGGGACTATGTGGGAGTGGGGAATCAAGCCTGCCCGAGTGAGACAAATGAGAATGAGTTGAAAAGGAGTGATAAGGCTGTCCATGGTAGGAGCCGGGGTTTGAAGATGGTGGGTGATGATGAGAAGAAAGGGTGAGAGCACCCATAAGGTCATGAAGAGGAGGGTAAACAGGTGGGGAAGACGATCCGAAATTATCATGAGGTCGAGGAGGGTGTTGAGGGGGTGGGGGATAGGAGGCAAAGCTAGCGTGGGGCTGAAGTGTAGGTTGTTGAGGAGGATAAGGGTAAGGTTGGTGTTGGTGATCATAAGAATAATGAGGCGGTGGACCAGAAGGGGACATAGAACCATAGTGGTGGTGAAGTGGTGGTGGGGGACGGTGGGCATAATCCAAAGGACCAGAATGAGACATAGAACCATACTGGTGATGAAGTGGCGGTGGATAAGCTTGTGGAGGGTATGGATCTGAgttgggaggaggaggaggaggtccTGGATAATAAGGGTATTGAGAACCATAATTCTCCATTTAATCAAACCTCAAATGGCTTTAAGATTTGCACCCGATCATGTACTTGCAGGATTCACAATCTAAGAGGAGGGGAAGTAATCTCTCAAATGGATCTTCTGAATCAATGAGAGAGGTTTGTTTTTTTACTAATAACAAATCAATGCTATACGACTAAAGAACCAAGACGGAGTTACCTTACTGGCGTTGTTGACAATGGTATCCAACTTAAACGAGAAAGAGTCACGACTCTGTATATCTATTTAAATTCCTGCTTTCTTTTTCGTTAATATCGGAGAAGAAACGTATTGAAGCTGGTCAAACTCTCACGCGCCTTGCCCATTCGTCCACAGCATCTATTTTcttcatataataataatattattattatgtttctACTAAATTCAGTtcgataaaattttaatatgctTAGATAttctaatttctttttttccagTTTCGTTTGTGTATGATAGGGGTgagcactttacccgatatccgaagtggctcccgaacccgatccgaaaagaccgaaccgaaatccgaaccgaagtatcaaaatatccgaacgggtattgaataaggagagattggatacccgaacccgaacggataatacccaaacccgaatggatatccgaatataaccgaacatatgtataattaaccttatgtttctagtttatatctctcattttatataaaatatttatattgatactacacataatttaagttcatatgatatacatacaattacggaaaaatgatttgctactcacttaaaatgcatgtcaagttttttatttcaaaaattaacaaaaagttatatccaaaattaaaaaaaaaaaaactaaattagtgcctttttagttttaaaatgttatgtccaaatctattaaccattcaatctattaaaaataaaaaattagttaactaaaagttatatttttaaatacaataaacttgagaaatgaaaattttaattttttttttcaaaatctaaatatccgaacccgatccgaaataaccgaatccgaactaaaaatacccgaacccgacccgaagtacagaaatacccgaacgggttctagacctctataccgaaatacccgaaaatccgaaatacccgatccgaacccgaacgcccacccctagtgTATGAGTTGCTTTAAATCTGAAATTTGTTAGTCCATTACAGAGGCAGAGATTTCACCCCGAAAAGGGGATTATAGTAAAGACAGATTCTGATGTTAGCATATGTATCTGTAACAAATGCTCCTCTGCTTTATAATCTTAGCTTAGCTTGTTTTCACGAAAGACGGTGGTCCGTACCTGTTTTCTCAACATGATCCCGTTTTTAACTTGATCCAGTACCCGCTTCCAACTTTCTCATACGTGTGGCTTCCAAAGATCGTGATAAAAACGCACagtttaaactttaaacaataaaaaaaaagaaatctgaTCGTGCACCTCAAAACACATCAAAAGAACCGACTCACATACCACAAATCCTCAGTTCGAAACAGGTTgctttcgtttttttttcttttgctctacaaaatatttttgtaacccTACGGTTTTTCCTGTAATGATCCAAGAACCTATGTTTTCGGACATAATTCTTGATCAGCATTCTCAAAGTGTAGAATTGTCCCACGTGGTACCCAATGACGCACCATGCTTCTTTATAATCTTGACTGACTCAAGAAGAACCTCTTGTTGTGTTGCGTAAAGCTCCTCTTTCCCCTAAGACACcaataaaagaataaaatctctctctttttttgacAAGAGAATGTTACAGAGAGTAAAGAGAGAGACAGTACCATGTACTTGAGATTGCATCCAATGGTGAGTTCAGCAAATGATTTTTCCACTCGGGATAAGTAACAATGAGGAGCTTCTTTCCCTAAGAAAACTTTTGGGTTTGACCTCAACGTTTCCTTGATTTCATCTGATATTTGAGGGATCTTGTCCAAGTCATCTATCTGCAGTGGGATCTTGGATGCTATAGCACGCCACTGAGCTCGTGACTTATTCACAATCacctgtatatatatatgttaattctGATTTGAGCAATAGTAACAGATCAAACAAATGGTTGCGAGTGGACGCTTCTGATTTGTTTACAGATAAACTAACCTGACTGGAAAACAGTGAATTAGGTACCAAGACTGGGAACTTTTCGGCGTTCAACAAGGATGTTGTTGTAAGTCCCATCTCAACCACTTGACCTTCTACCGATCCAGCCTGAAACATGTAAGACATTATTTTATCCTGATGAAAACAAGAGAAGAGAGCAGGaagcaaacaaaaagaaaagatttcATGTGAAACTAACTTTGATCGTATCTCCCATAGAGAAAGGCCTTGAGAATTGCATGGAGAGACCACTCAGCACATTACCAAGGATATCTCTTGCAGCAAAAGCAGTGGCCACTCCTGCACggccagatcagatcagaactgATTAGTGGTTGAAACCTAGCAATATTAGATTGAGGAAAACAAGTAGACAGACCTCCTACTCCACCAACAGTCAAGATAGATTGAACAGCTACACCACAAGCTTCAGCAGAAGCCATTAAACCGATCGCAAAGAGACCAACTGATGATACTTTGTCCAAAGTCAATATCTTCTCCCTGTCAAGCCCAGCAACATTCTTAGCAGACAAGACTCGGGTGATCACATTGGTTTTCCAGCGATGTAGGAACCACACCAAGGAGAGGATGACTGCCCCCTTCAATGCCGGGAAGAAGTACTGAGCTGCTACCGTTGTTGGGGCCACCATAGACGCACTGCAGCATATCAGAATTatcatatcatttttattttctaaaaagcGTTCAGTTAAAAGCGACAAACATTTGTGCGAAGGCAATGAAGGTCATCAAGTAGCGGGCAGGATCCTCCAAAGCACCCCAAAAGCTTTTATCGTAGGGAACGTCATCGATAGCAAAGCCTTGTGGAAGCAAAGCAGCAGAGCTGCGCATAGAGTATCCGTGAAACCTCCTCAAAACCTTAGGCATGACGACCCAAGCGAACAAAGTACCAGTCATGGTGAGAGAGACGGGGACCATGACTTCTTTAAGATAAGGGTTGGCGTCGAGCAGTTGCTGAACATGAGGAGTGAGTTCGTCAGAGGCTTCTTTAGCCTTGTTAGCAGTTTCATGAAAGACGTCCTTGGCCTTGTGAACCCAGTCGGTGCCATCAGGTTGCGAGCTGAAAGCGCGTGCCAGTAAAGGGAAAGGCTTAGCATTCAAATTGGACGAGGAAGAGACAATCCAAGACCCGTATCCGTAGCCAATGGCCCTAGCATGAGTGAAAGAAGACACCGGAGATGATGACCGCACAATAGCAGCTTCTTCAGCAAGTCTGCGACAAGAAGACGAAGACGAGGAGGAGATTCTTGTTGAGGATCTGTAAAGTGACTTGAGAAGCGATAACCtaactcctcctcctcctcccattGATCTGTACAACAAGTCAACAACATTGTAATCTCTTCTCTAACTAAGTCCGCCATGAACAGTCCAAGATCAAATCGAAAAAGTCAAAACTCGAAGGGGATGGATCTTACCTGCTACTTCTCACCAATCTCACTCCCAAATTTCTCGCCGGAAATATATGGATTGcttagcagcagcagcagccttGGCCAAGAGGGAACGGCAAAAGCGGTGACAATGGTATATGCGTTGTTTTTTTACCGTTCGATTCGATTATCTATCTGACGGCTATCAACCTCTCTGACTCCATCTGTTTCTCCCTCTTACGACTGCTTGCCGTTTGTTTTGCTATTTAAGTGTTTTTTACAATGGAACATGTAAACGTCCTGATGTTTTCTTGACCGCAGAAAAGACGTGCCCGCCACCTTCCCTGATAATTgagtatttttttctcaaactatttacaattaacatttttaatatcttttttttgacatcttaacatatttaatatctaaataatgattatattttgatcaaaaaataaaatataaatactgATTGCTCCAAATTATTTCTGAACTAGTTGTTGGCTGCGTACAGTTAGGTCTAAAATAATCAACCGTTAAcatataaatagaaaattaaCGATTTTCGTTTAAGTTTTATCAATTGACTATTTTTTAATTCAGTTTTATTGTCAAAAGGATTGTCAAGAGAGCATAATTATTCCGAGctaatcgtttttttttttttttgtgatcaaAACGAGCTAATCGTTAACTGTgtaaaattgaaataaaaatagtttcgGTGGAGTCCGCAAAACAGTGTAAGTCTTGGTGCTTAATTTGGTGTTTTTAGCAACGCTTCTTTCTCTCTTATGGTGGGACCCACCCCTAAGCAATCTCTTTCCCATTAATGGTGCTCTAACCTCACTAATCCAATGCCTATTCAAGTAGCCTATCTTGTTCACCTTCCTCCTTCACCTTTAAAACTTTTTTCAAATAATTGAAAAGAGGGCACCCATATCTCCGGTATAACTTAAACCAAAGATATTCCTATCTACTAAGAATTACAGATTCAAACAAGTATGATATTATCCAATCAAAGATAGATGAACTGGATTACAGATAAATCATATGGAATAGATTTGAAATCAAAGAAAGCTA comes from Brassica rapa cultivar Chiifu-401-42 chromosome A02, CAAS_Brap_v3.01, whole genome shotgun sequence and encodes:
- the LOC103853307 gene encoding mechanosensitive ion channel protein 1, mitochondrial; the encoded protein is MGGGGGVRLSLLKSLYRSSTRISSSSSSSCRRLAEEAAIVRSSSPVSSFTHARAIGYGYGSWIVSSSSNLNAKPFPLLARAFSSQPDGTDWVHKAKDVFHETANKAKEASDELTPHVQQLLDANPYLKEVMVPVSLTMTGTLFAWVVMPKVLRRFHGYSMRSSAALLPQGFAIDDVPYDKSFWGALEDPARYLMTFIAFAQIASMVAPTTVAAQYFFPALKGAVILSLVWFLHRWKTNVITRVLSAKNVAGLDREKILTLDKVSSVGLFAIGLMASAEACGVAVQSILTVGGVGGVATAFAARDILGNVLSGLSMQFSRPFSMGDTIKAGSVEGQVVEMGLTTTSLLNAEKFPVLVPNSLFSSQVIVNKSRAQWRAIASKIPLQIDDLDKIPQISDEIKETLRSNPKVFLGKEAPHCYLSRVEKSFAELTIGCNLKYMGKEELYATQQEVLLESVKIIKKHGASLGTTWDNSTL